CCGCCCGCTGGAGTCCGAGCCGGTCGACCTCGCGATGCTCGCCGTCGACGCCGTCACCGACGCGCACGCCGCAGGTCCCGACCACACGTGGTCGCTCGACCTGTCGTCGCTGTCCGACGGGACCGACGACGACGAGCCCGGCGCCGTCGTCGTCGGTGACGACCACCGCCTGCGCCAGGTCCTCGCCAACCTCCTGTCCAACGCGCGCCTGCACACGCCGCCCGGCACGTCGGTCACCGTGCGCGCGGCCCGTCGGGGCTCCGACGTGGTGCTCGACGTCGTCGACGACGGCCCCGGCATCCCCGCCGACCTGCGCGACCGCCTGTTCGAACGGTTCGTCCGCGGCGACGCCTCCCGCACCCGCGCCGCCGGCTCGACCGGGCTCGGCCTGTCCATCGCGCACGCGGTCGTCACCGCCCACAGCGGCAGCCTCACCGTCGCCGGCACCCCGGGCGGCGGCACGACGTTCACCCTCCGCCTCCCGGCCGCCCCGCGCGACGACGCGCCCACGCGGACGGCGCCGTCCCCCGTCCTCGTCGACGCCTGACGGCCCGTCCCGGTCGCCGTGGTCGCCACGGTCGCTACGGTCGTCGGGTGGACCCGGGACAGTCGGCGGCATCGCGGACGAGGCCCCGACCGGCGCACCCGCACGACGGGAGTCCGCGGTGACAGCCGTCCTCGCCACCCCGACGACCGGCGACCTGGCCGGCGTCCTGCGCGCGCTGCGCGCATGGCAGGACGACGACGCGCCCGTGCAGCTGCACCCGGGCGACCTCGGATGGTGCTGGCGGTTCGGCGCCGAGACCGTCGCCGGCGCCCTCCGCACGTGGTCCCGGGGCGGGGAGCTCCTCGCGATCGGCTTCCTCGACGACGCACGAGTCCTCCGCGCGACCGTCGCACCCCACGCCCGGCAGGACGAGGGGCTCGCCCGCGAGGTCGTCGCGGACGTGTCCGACCCCGACCGCGGCGTCCTGCCGGCCGGCGACGCGTCCGTCGAGGCCCCGAACGGCACACGCGTCCAGGAGGCGCTCGCGGAGGCCGGCTGGGCGGAGGGCGAGGCGTGGACGCCGCTGCGCCGCGACCTCGTCGCGCCGGTGGAGGCCCCGGACCTGCGCGTCGAGCTCGTCGAGCCCGGACGCGAGTCCGCCTTCACGGCGGTGCACCGCGCGACGTGGGGTTCGACGACGTTCACCGACGCGCGGTGGCGCGCGATGGCGGCCGGGCCGGCCTTCGCCGACGCCGGGTGCCT
The sequence above is a segment of the Cellulomonas fimi genome. Coding sequences within it:
- a CDS encoding GNAT family N-acetyltransferase encodes the protein MTAVLATPTTGDLAGVLRALRAWQDDDAPVQLHPGDLGWCWRFGAETVAGALRTWSRGGELLAIGFLDDARVLRATVAPHARQDEGLAREVVADVSDPDRGVLPAGDASVEAPNGTRVQEALAEAGWAEGEAWTPLRRDLVAPVEAPDLRVELVEPGRESAFTAVHRATWGSTTFTDARWRAMAAGPAFADAGCLLGRDATGVPVAGVVVWSAGPGRPGLLEPMGVHPDHRGRGYGRSICLAAAAELRRRGASSALVCTPSSLTSAVATYAAAGFRRLPERLDRSRDA